From Streptomyces durmitorensis, a single genomic window includes:
- a CDS encoding glyceraldehyde-3-phosphate dehydrogenase — translation MTVNDDSFTNWKNREEIAESMIPIIGKLHRERDVTVLLHSRSLVNKSVVSLLKTHRFARQIAGEELSVTDTLPILQALTTLDLGPSQIDVGLLAETYRADDRGLSVAEFTAEAVAGATGENKIESREGRDVVLYGFGRIGRLVARLLIEKAGSGNGLRLRAVVVRQSGGRDVEDLVKRASLLRRDSIHGQFQGTITVDEATSTIIANGNAIKVIYANDPSEVDYTAYGIKDAILIDNTGKWRDREGLSKHLRPGVDKVVLTAPGKGDVPNIVHGVNHDTIKPDEQILSCASCTTNAIAPPLKAMDDEYGVLRGHVETVHSFTNDQNLLDNFHKADRRGRSAPLNMVITETGAASAVAKALPDLKAPITGSSIRVPVPDVSIAILSLRLGRETTREEVLDHLRDISLHSPLKRQIDFTTAPDAVSMDFVGSRHASIVDAGATKVDGDNAILYLWYDNEFGYSCQVIRVVQHVSGVEYPTYPVPVA, via the coding sequence GTGACTGTCAATGACGACTCGTTCACCAACTGGAAGAACCGCGAGGAGATCGCGGAGTCGATGATCCCGATCATCGGGAAGCTGCACCGGGAGCGGGACGTCACCGTCCTGCTCCACAGCCGCTCCTTGGTGAACAAGTCGGTGGTCAGCCTCCTGAAGACCCACCGATTCGCCCGGCAGATAGCCGGTGAGGAACTCTCCGTCACCGACACGCTGCCGATCCTGCAGGCCCTCACCACGCTCGATCTCGGCCCTTCGCAGATCGACGTGGGCCTGCTCGCCGAGACGTACAGGGCCGACGACCGCGGCCTGTCGGTCGCGGAGTTCACCGCCGAGGCCGTCGCCGGCGCCACGGGCGAGAACAAGATCGAGAGCCGCGAGGGACGCGACGTCGTCCTCTACGGCTTCGGCCGCATCGGCCGCCTCGTCGCCCGCCTGCTCATCGAGAAGGCCGGTTCGGGCAACGGACTGCGCCTGCGCGCCGTCGTCGTCCGCCAGAGCGGCGGGCGGGACGTCGAGGACTTGGTCAAGCGCGCCTCGCTGCTGCGCCGCGACTCCATCCACGGCCAGTTCCAGGGCACGATCACCGTGGACGAGGCGACCAGCACGATCATCGCCAACGGCAACGCGATCAAGGTGATCTACGCCAACGACCCCTCCGAGGTCGACTACACGGCGTACGGCATCAAGGACGCCATCCTCATCGACAACACCGGCAAGTGGCGCGACCGCGAGGGGCTCTCCAAGCACCTGCGCCCCGGTGTCGACAAGGTCGTCCTGACCGCGCCGGGCAAGGGCGACGTCCCGAACATCGTGCACGGCGTCAACCACGACACGATCAAGCCGGACGAGCAGATCCTGTCCTGCGCCTCCTGCACCACGAACGCGATCGCCCCGCCCCTGAAGGCCATGGACGACGAGTACGGCGTGCTGCGCGGCCACGTGGAGACCGTCCACTCGTTCACGAACGACCAGAACCTCCTGGACAACTTCCACAAGGCCGACCGCCGCGGCCGCTCCGCGCCGCTCAACATGGTGATCACCGAGACCGGTGCGGCCTCGGCCGTCGCCAAGGCGCTGCCCGACCTGAAGGCGCCGATCACCGGCAGCTCGATCCGCGTCCCCGTCCCGGACGTCTCGATCGCCATCCTGAGCCTGCGCCTGGGCCGCGAGACGACCCGCGAGGAGGTTCTCGACCACCTCCGCGACATCTCGCTGCACTCGCCGCTGAAGCGACAGATCGACTTCACGACCGCCCCCGACGCCGTCTCCATGGACTTCGTCGGCTCCCGTCACGCGTCGATCGTCGACGCGGGCGCGACCAAGGTCGACGGCGACAACGCGATCCTCTACCTCTGGTACGACAACGAGTTCGGCTACTCGTGCCAGGTGATCCGCGTCGTCCAGCACGTCTCCGGGGTGGAGTACCCGACGTACCCGGTGCCGGTGGCCTGA
- a CDS encoding FAD-dependent oxidoreductase, with protein sequence MSRPLRVAVVGAGPAGIYAADALLKSAVAVEPGVSIDLFERMPAPFGLIRYGVAPDHPRIKGIVTALHQVLDKPQIRFFGNVDYPNDIDLDDLRSFYDAVIFSTGATADRALDIPGIELDGSFGAADFVSWYDGHPDVPRTWPLDAEKVAVLGVGNVALDVARILAKTAEELLSTEIPPNVHEGLKANKAREVHVFGRRGPAQAKFSPMELRELDHSPNIEVIVDPEDIDYDDGSIATRRGNKQADMVAKTLENWAIRDAGDRPHKLFLHFFESPTEILGEDGRVVGLRTERTALDGTGNVKGTGEFKDWDLGAVYRAVGYLSDELPKLPWDVASGTVPDKGGRVIEETGEHLQSTYVTGWIRRGPVGLIGHTKGDANETVASLLDDHANARLHTPTAPDPSAVEAFLGERNVRFTTWEGWYRLDAAEKALGEAEDRERVKIVEREDMLKASGA encoded by the coding sequence ATGTCTCGCCCTCTGCGGGTAGCCGTTGTCGGAGCCGGTCCGGCCGGCATCTACGCCGCCGACGCGCTGCTGAAATCCGCAGTGGCGGTCGAGCCCGGTGTGTCGATCGACCTCTTTGAGCGGATGCCCGCGCCCTTCGGCCTCATCCGCTACGGCGTCGCCCCCGACCACCCCCGGATCAAGGGCATCGTCACGGCCCTGCATCAGGTCCTCGACAAGCCTCAGATCCGCTTCTTCGGCAATGTCGACTACCCGAACGACATCGACCTCGACGACCTGCGCAGCTTCTACGACGCGGTGATCTTCTCCACCGGCGCCACGGCCGACCGGGCCCTCGACATCCCCGGTATCGAGCTCGACGGCTCGTTCGGCGCCGCGGACTTCGTCTCCTGGTACGACGGGCACCCGGACGTGCCGCGCACCTGGCCGCTCGACGCGGAGAAGGTCGCGGTCCTCGGCGTCGGCAACGTGGCGCTCGACGTGGCTCGCATCCTGGCCAAGACCGCGGAAGAGCTCCTGTCGACCGAGATCCCGCCGAACGTCCACGAGGGCCTCAAGGCCAACAAGGCGCGCGAGGTCCACGTCTTCGGCCGTCGCGGCCCCGCGCAGGCCAAGTTCAGCCCCATGGAGCTGCGGGAGCTCGACCACTCCCCGAACATCGAGGTCATCGTCGACCCCGAGGACATCGACTACGACGACGGCTCGATCGCCACCCGGCGCGGCAACAAGCAGGCCGACATGGTCGCCAAGACCCTCGAGAACTGGGCGATCCGCGACGCGGGCGACCGCCCGCACAAGCTGTTCCTGCACTTCTTCGAGTCGCCGACCGAGATCCTCGGCGAGGACGGCCGGGTCGTCGGCCTGCGCACCGAGCGCACCGCCCTCGACGGCACCGGCAACGTCAAGGGAACCGGCGAGTTCAAGGACTGGGACCTCGGCGCCGTCTACCGCGCCGTGGGCTACCTCTCCGACGAGCTGCCCAAGCTGCCCTGGGACGTCGCGTCGGGCACGGTGCCCGACAAGGGCGGCCGGGTCATCGAGGAGACCGGGGAGCACCTGCAGTCGACGTACGTCACCGGCTGGATCCGCCGCGGCCCCGTCGGCCTGATCGGTCACACCAAGGGCGACGCGAACGAGACGGTGGCCAGCCTCCTGGACGACCACGCGAACGCCCGCCTGCACACGCCCACGGCCCCCGACCCGTCGGCGGTGGAAGCCTTCCTCGGCGAGCGGAACGTCCGCTTCACCACGTGGGAGGGCTGGTACCGCCTCGACGCCGCGGAGAAGGCCCTCGGCGAGGCGGAGGACCGTGAGCGCGTGAAGATCGTCGAGCGCGAGGACATGCTCAAGGCGAGCGGCGCCTAG
- a CDS encoding class I SAM-dependent methyltransferase, with the protein MHWYEDDGFWSDFSETMFSEQRRAETAEIVAHSPLLGFPAGSRVLDLCCGPGLYLVPLARRGYTVTGVDLSAELLERARVVCEDAAADVRLLRADMLTHVEPQSYDAVLNVFTSFGYFDDAQDNFQVLRNAHDSLVPGGQLLIDVMGKEVLAGWIGRPQIVELDGAYVVQRDTVLDSWTRLRTDWTLVRDGVAREASITSFLYSAAELRALFEDAGFTDVECFGGFDGAPYDHHSRRLIVRGTKPVQ; encoded by the coding sequence ATGCACTGGTACGAGGACGACGGATTCTGGTCCGACTTCTCCGAGACGATGTTCTCCGAGCAGCGGCGTGCGGAGACAGCCGAGATCGTCGCGCACTCGCCGCTGCTCGGGTTCCCGGCGGGCAGCCGCGTACTTGACCTGTGCTGCGGGCCCGGCCTGTACCTGGTGCCGCTGGCCCGCCGCGGCTACACGGTCACGGGCGTGGACCTCAGCGCGGAGCTCCTGGAGCGAGCCCGCGTCGTGTGCGAGGACGCCGCGGCCGATGTCCGCCTGCTCCGGGCGGACATGCTCACGCACGTCGAGCCGCAGTCGTACGACGCCGTGCTCAACGTCTTCACCTCCTTCGGCTACTTCGACGACGCGCAGGACAACTTCCAGGTGCTGCGCAACGCCCACGACTCGCTGGTGCCGGGCGGGCAGCTGCTGATCGACGTGATGGGCAAAGAAGTGCTCGCCGGCTGGATCGGCCGCCCCCAGATCGTCGAACTCGACGGCGCCTACGTGGTGCAGCGCGATACCGTCCTGGACAGCTGGACCCGGCTGCGGACCGACTGGACGCTCGTACGCGACGGGGTCGCGCGCGAAGCCTCGATCACCTCCTTCCTCTACAGCGCGGCCGAGCTGCGTGCCCTCTTCGAAGACGCCGGCTTCACCGACGTGGAGTGCTTCGGCGGCTTCGACGGCGCGCCCTACGACCACCACTCGCGGCGTCTGATCGTGCGAGGAACCAAGCCCGTGCAGTGA
- a CDS encoding PucR family transcriptional regulator, translating to MPHVLRSRVGTLHEVPAITPLAPGARSLLDADAVAVLHRAARALLRDLAAMTDRLVAELGEQEPVYRADIETRPTEVWQEVHRSLRHSVTSLLQPGETREAAHRTSMQIAGARAERGLPLDALLHAFRLGGAMVWQGLVDEVSRGNPDDMGLLIHVATDVWNFVDEHCGVVADAYRRTERRMAWQHENRLRLLTAGLLDGSARLTDLPTAADVLGLPEDGWYAVLAVAGEDTRVTLPTATRTLRHCAPGVQYALVLLGDAEGDPAAEVSALGAGLSLPPGARAGIGSPVEGLAAVPYARRLADTALRACPRSGGTVLLDERLPDALVVSSPELAEALAERVLGPLRSLDPADRDLLLDTLVVWLESDGSAQRAGARLYCHRNTVLNRLRRVEQLTGRSLTRVGDLVEFSLALGARRLLGD from the coding sequence ATGCCACACGTCCTGCGGTCACGGGTCGGGACCCTGCACGAAGTGCCCGCCATCACGCCCCTCGCACCCGGAGCGCGCTCCCTCCTCGACGCCGATGCCGTCGCCGTGCTGCACCGGGCCGCCCGCGCCCTGCTGCGAGACCTGGCCGCGATGACCGACCGGCTCGTCGCCGAGCTGGGCGAGCAGGAGCCCGTCTACCGGGCGGACATCGAGACCCGCCCCACCGAGGTGTGGCAGGAGGTGCACCGCTCGCTGCGGCACAGCGTCACCTCGCTCCTCCAGCCGGGGGAGACCAGGGAGGCCGCCCACCGCACCTCCATGCAGATCGCCGGGGCGCGCGCCGAACGGGGCCTGCCGCTCGACGCGCTGCTGCACGCCTTCCGGCTCGGCGGGGCGATGGTGTGGCAGGGCCTGGTCGACGAGGTCTCGCGCGGCAACCCCGACGACATGGGGCTGCTCATCCATGTCGCCACGGACGTATGGAACTTCGTCGACGAGCACTGCGGTGTCGTCGCCGACGCCTACCGCCGCACCGAGCGCCGCATGGCCTGGCAGCACGAGAACCGGCTGCGGCTGCTCACCGCGGGCCTCCTCGACGGAAGCGCCCGCCTCACCGACCTGCCCACCGCCGCCGACGTCCTGGGGCTGCCCGAGGACGGGTGGTACGCCGTGCTCGCCGTGGCGGGCGAGGACACCCGCGTCACCCTGCCGACAGCAACACGGACGCTGCGCCACTGTGCTCCCGGAGTCCAGTACGCCCTGGTCCTGCTCGGCGACGCCGAAGGCGACCCGGCGGCCGAGGTGTCCGCGCTCGGCGCCGGTCTCTCCCTGCCGCCCGGAGCCCGTGCGGGGATCGGCTCACCCGTGGAGGGCCTTGCCGCCGTCCCCTACGCCCGCCGCCTCGCCGACACGGCACTGCGCGCCTGCCCCCGCAGCGGCGGCACGGTGCTCCTGGACGAACGTCTGCCCGACGCCCTCGTCGTCTCGTCGCCCGAGCTGGCCGAGGCGCTCGCCGAGCGGGTCCTTGGCCCGCTGCGCTCCCTCGACCCCGCCGACCGGGACCTGCTGCTCGACACGCTCGTCGTCTGGCTGGAGAGCGACGGCTCCGCGCAGCGCGCCGGCGCCCGCCTCTACTGCCACCGCAACACGGTCCTCAACCGGCTGCGCCGCGTCGAGCAGCTGACCGGGCGCAGCCTCACCCGGGTCGGCGACCTCGTGGAGTTCTCGCTCGCCCTGGGGGCCCGCAGGCTGCTCGGCGACTGA
- a CDS encoding SMP-30/gluconolactonase/LRE family protein, whose translation MTRDHHDHRNQPQPSRRTVLGGATVAALAVATGAGTAGAATAAQGSRWPTEFPLPDGFLPEGIAIGTKPYAYMGSRANGAIHRTDLRTGRGEVFFEGATGTVAVGLKLDDDGLLYVAGNTGVARVLDTRSGRLVATYQLTEAAGHFINDVTLLGDRAWFTDSRDGVLYGVPRGRKGTVRALPLGGDWVQTPDVINANGIVDTPDRRGLIVVSSSPGKLYRVHLKTGHASEITLAGADSVVNGDGLLRIGRTLYVVQNRLNLISVFELDAGARTATLRRTITDPRFDIPTTAARWGDRLYLVNARFTSPQEPGTTFNAVAVSL comes from the coding sequence ATGACCCGCGATCACCATGATCACCGCAATCAGCCCCAGCCGTCCCGTCGCACCGTCCTCGGCGGCGCCACCGTCGCGGCTCTCGCGGTGGCGACCGGCGCCGGAACGGCAGGCGCCGCCACCGCAGCGCAGGGCTCCAGATGGCCCACCGAGTTCCCGCTCCCGGACGGCTTCCTCCCCGAGGGAATCGCCATCGGCACAAAGCCGTACGCGTACATGGGCTCGCGCGCCAACGGCGCCATCCACCGCACCGACCTGCGCACCGGCCGGGGCGAGGTCTTCTTCGAGGGAGCCACCGGCACGGTGGCCGTCGGCCTGAAGCTGGACGACGACGGCCTGCTCTACGTCGCCGGGAACACCGGAGTCGCGCGGGTCCTGGACACCCGCAGCGGCAGGCTGGTGGCCACGTATCAACTGACGGAGGCGGCAGGCCACTTCATCAACGACGTCACCCTGCTCGGCGACCGTGCCTGGTTCACCGACTCGCGCGACGGCGTCCTCTACGGAGTGCCCCGCGGCCGCAAGGGCACGGTGCGCGCGCTGCCGCTCGGCGGCGACTGGGTGCAGACACCGGACGTCATCAACGCCAACGGCATCGTGGACACCCCCGACCGCCGGGGACTGATCGTCGTCAGCAGCTCACCGGGCAAGCTCTACCGCGTACACCTCAAGACCGGGCACGCCAGCGAGATCACCCTGGCCGGAGCGGACAGCGTGGTCAACGGCGACGGCCTCCTGCGCATCGGCCGCACCCTCTACGTCGTACAGAACCGCCTGAACCTGATCAGCGTGTTCGAACTCGACGCCGGGGCCCGCACCGCCACCCTGCGCCGCACGATCACCGACCCCCGCTTCGACATCCCCACCACGGCGGCCCGCTGGGGCGATCGCCTCTACCTCGTCAACGCCCGCTTCACCAGCCCGCAGGAGCCCGGCACGACCTTCAACGCCGTCGCCGTTTCCCTCTGA
- a CDS encoding helix-turn-helix transcriptional regulator, producing MTPSTTVPGTLRPPELHGRREEIAAVDALVGRLRTGRGGVLVLTAPPGLGRTALVEHARDTCAPGIPSVQLTVPTALPRQGPLLVCVDDAHTWPSAARSALLADLRLLPAERPVAVLLTLAEHRAGSGELSGLATLHLGPLDDSAAAALLDRLTCGSADPVVAAWLIREAAGNPRLLRALVAALTPGQLAGRTPLPDPLPGGEDLLDDYAARIAVLPADARALLLLAAAAGEHEPDGAGADLALLVRAGAAPSGLAPAEAAGVVVGAGGRVHFTHPLLRRAVLRRAPLARRRAAHARLAAVCRDPLSCLVQLACAAGDHDAPLAGALAAAATEPRPHAERSAALARAAALTADTTLRTDRLAAAAEASRLAGDPVRARALLARTAGAPAHGGVHRVRGLLSLADGPAADAREELLTAALLLPPEPARHALIGAAEAAWAMGDAAAYREAMARVPACADDPPLEAYRAGMCAVLAGRTAEGHAQLRRCLEDLPATSDPAGLLRAGAAALVVGEVETACGAGARALAAVRAYGPEVLLPRALEHLAYGELRAGRHTRARAHALEGLRAAHRIGQPNVAVSLHAVLALAASVEGDADACAAHAAAAAAGAGPHGLTQAATLAVWAVARADLAAGRPGDAAARLAPLVAPGPRRGHFAVRMLAVPCFVEAAVQAGRTAEARSATAEFARWADVTVDGLAPAQLARCRALLAPPQQTAAAYESALALHDRSPGEFERARTQLLFGQWLRRRRRTREARDPLRDALVGFERCGARAWADRSRGELRAAGEAVAGEPGPGPLAVLTPQQQRIARHVAEGATNREVAVRLSVSHRTVDHHLRNVFAALGVRSRVELSRLLAGDGGLPDRDEEIAAHL from the coding sequence GTGACCCCTTCGACGACCGTACCCGGCACGCTCAGGCCCCCCGAGCTCCACGGCCGCCGCGAGGAAATCGCCGCCGTGGACGCCCTGGTGGGGCGATTACGGACCGGGCGGGGCGGCGTGCTCGTCCTGACCGCGCCGCCGGGCCTCGGCCGCACCGCGCTCGTGGAGCACGCGCGGGACACCTGCGCGCCAGGCATCCCGTCGGTCCAGCTGACCGTGCCGACGGCGCTGCCGCGGCAGGGCCCGCTGCTCGTCTGCGTCGACGACGCGCACACCTGGCCCTCGGCAGCCAGGTCCGCCCTCTTGGCGGACCTGCGCCTCCTGCCCGCCGAGAGACCCGTGGCCGTACTGCTCACCCTCGCCGAACACCGTGCAGGGTCAGGTGAGTTGAGCGGACTGGCCACTCTGCACCTGGGGCCACTCGACGACAGCGCGGCCGCCGCGCTGCTCGACCGGCTCACCTGCGGCTCGGCGGACCCGGTCGTCGCCGCCTGGCTGATCCGCGAGGCCGCGGGCAATCCGCGCCTGCTCCGCGCGCTCGTCGCGGCCCTCACCCCCGGCCAACTGGCCGGACGTACCCCGCTGCCCGACCCCCTGCCCGGCGGAGAAGATCTCCTCGACGACTACGCCGCCCGCATCGCCGTACTGCCCGCCGACGCCCGCGCCCTGCTGCTGCTCGCCGCCGCGGCCGGTGAGCACGAACCCGACGGTGCGGGCGCGGACCTCGCCCTGCTGGTGCGGGCCGGCGCCGCCCCCTCGGGACTCGCACCCGCCGAAGCCGCAGGCGTGGTCGTCGGAGCGGGCGGGCGCGTCCACTTCACCCACCCGCTCCTGCGCCGAGCCGTGCTGCGCCGTGCCCCGCTCGCCCGCCGCAGAGCCGCCCACGCCCGCCTCGCCGCCGTCTGCCGCGACCCCCTCTCCTGCCTGGTCCAACTGGCCTGCGCGGCAGGGGATCACGACGCCCCGCTCGCCGGAGCCCTCGCCGCGGCGGCGACCGAACCGCGCCCGCACGCCGAGCGTTCCGCCGCCCTGGCCCGCGCCGCCGCGCTCACCGCCGACACGACGCTGCGCACCGACCGGCTCGCCGCCGCGGCGGAAGCGTCCCGGCTCGCAGGCGACCCCGTGCGGGCCCGCGCCCTGCTGGCCCGCACCGCAGGCGCCCCCGCCCACGGAGGCGTCCACCGGGTGCGCGGACTGCTGTCCCTCGCCGACGGTCCCGCCGCCGACGCCCGGGAGGAGCTGCTGACCGCCGCCCTGCTGCTCCCGCCCGAACCGGCCCGCCACGCACTGATCGGCGCGGCGGAGGCGGCCTGGGCGATGGGCGACGCGGCGGCCTACCGTGAGGCCATGGCGCGCGTCCCCGCCTGCGCGGACGACCCGCCCCTGGAGGCGTACCGCGCCGGGATGTGCGCGGTCCTCGCGGGCCGCACCGCCGAGGGCCACGCCCAGCTGCGCCGCTGCCTGGAGGACCTGCCCGCCACGAGCGACCCGGCCGGGCTGCTGCGGGCCGGAGCCGCGGCCCTGGTCGTCGGCGAGGTCGAGACCGCCTGCGGGGCGGGCGCCCGAGCGCTCGCTGCCGTACGCGCCTATGGCCCCGAGGTCCTGCTGCCGCGTGCCCTGGAGCACCTGGCCTACGGAGAGCTGCGCGCGGGCCGCCACACCAGGGCGCGGGCGCACGCCCTCGAAGGACTCAGGGCCGCGCACCGCATCGGGCAGCCCAACGTCGCGGTCTCGCTGCACGCCGTCCTCGCCCTCGCGGCGTCCGTGGAGGGCGACGCGGACGCCTGCGCGGCGCACGCGGCAGCCGCGGCGGCGGGCGCGGGACCGCACGGTCTCACCCAGGCCGCCACGCTCGCCGTCTGGGCGGTCGCCCGGGCGGACCTCGCCGCGGGGCGCCCGGGGGACGCGGCGGCCCGGCTCGCCCCACTGGTCGCCCCGGGGCCGCGGCGCGGGCACTTCGCCGTGCGGATGCTGGCCGTCCCCTGCTTCGTGGAAGCGGCCGTCCAGGCGGGGCGCACGGCAGAGGCCCGCAGCGCCACGGCGGAGTTCGCCCGCTGGGCCGATGTCACTGTCGACGGCCTGGCCCCGGCCCAACTGGCACGCTGCCGCGCCCTGTTGGCTCCACCGCAGCAGACGGCCGCGGCGTACGAGAGCGCACTGGCGCTCCACGACCGTTCGCCGGGCGAGTTCGAACGGGCCCGTACGCAGCTCCTGTTCGGCCAGTGGCTGCGCCGCAGGCGCCGTACCCGCGAGGCGCGCGATCCGCTGCGGGACGCCCTCGTCGGCTTCGAGCGGTGCGGCGCGCGCGCCTGGGCGGACCGCAGCCGCGGTGAACTGCGCGCCGCGGGCGAGGCGGTGGCGGGGGAGCCGGGGCCGGGGCCCCTCGCGGTACTGACCCCGCAGCAGCAGCGCATCGCCCGGCACGTGGCGGAGGGGGCCACCAACCGGGAGGTGGCGGTGCGGCTCTCGGTGAGCCACCGCACCGTCGACCACCACCTGCGCAATGTCTTCGCCGCGCTGGGCGTACGCTCCCGCGTCGAGCTCTCGCGGCTGCTCGCGGGTGACGGCGGGTTGCCGGACCGTGATGAGGAGATTGCCGCACACCTCTAG
- a CDS encoding FecCD family ABC transporter permease, whose amino-acid sequence MTTLTVLSVTLVLSVLAGIALGPTVVPLGDVVRFLTAALTGGSIGADEVSGYSIVWHVRTPRVLLAAVVGAGLAVVGVAIQALVRNALADPFVLGISSGASVGATAVVVFGVFASLGVFALSAAAFLGALGATVLVYLAARGPLGLTPLRLVLTGVALAYGFQALMSVLVFLSPNGQAARTVLFWLLGSLGSASWESLPLAAGAVLVTVVVLLRQSRSLDVLSLGDETAASLGVDAEALRRRLFLLTAAATGLIVAVSGAIGFVGLVLPHVVRILVGSTHRRVLAVAPLAGACFLVWVDLVARTAFAPEELPLGVITALIGVPVFIVLMRRRGYLFGGR is encoded by the coding sequence GTGACCACCTTGACGGTGCTCTCCGTGACACTGGTGCTCTCCGTGCTCGCCGGAATCGCCCTCGGCCCGACCGTCGTGCCGCTCGGGGACGTCGTGCGTTTCCTGACTGCCGCTCTCACCGGCGGCAGCATCGGGGCGGACGAGGTGAGCGGCTACTCCATCGTCTGGCACGTGCGCACCCCACGGGTACTGCTCGCCGCCGTGGTCGGGGCGGGGCTCGCGGTCGTCGGCGTCGCCATCCAGGCGCTGGTGCGCAACGCCCTCGCCGACCCGTTCGTCCTCGGCATCTCGTCCGGCGCGTCGGTCGGAGCCACCGCGGTCGTGGTGTTCGGGGTCTTCGCGAGCCTGGGTGTCTTCGCCCTGTCCGCCGCCGCGTTCCTCGGGGCGCTCGGCGCCACCGTTCTGGTGTACCTGGCGGCGCGCGGACCGCTCGGCCTGACGCCGCTGCGTCTCGTCCTCACCGGTGTCGCGCTGGCATACGGGTTCCAGGCGCTGATGAGCGTCCTCGTCTTCCTCTCCCCGAACGGCCAGGCCGCCCGCACGGTCTTGTTCTGGCTCCTCGGCAGTCTCGGCTCGGCGTCCTGGGAGTCGCTGCCCCTCGCGGCAGGCGCCGTCCTGGTGACGGTCGTGGTGCTGCTGCGCCAGAGCCGGTCCCTGGACGTGCTGTCCCTTGGGGACGAGACCGCGGCCAGCCTGGGCGTGGACGCGGAGGCACTGCGGCGCCGCCTCTTCCTCCTCACGGCGGCGGCCACCGGTCTCATCGTCGCGGTCAGCGGCGCGATCGGCTTCGTCGGGCTCGTCCTGCCGCACGTCGTGCGCATCCTGGTGGGCTCGACACACCGCAGGGTCCTTGCCGTCGCGCCGCTCGCCGGTGCCTGCTTCCTGGTCTGGGTCGACCTCGTGGCCCGCACCGCGTTCGCCCCCGAGGAGCTGCCGCTCGGGGTCATCACCGCGCTCATCGGCGTACCGGTGTTCATCGTGCTGATGCGCCGCCGCGGCTATCTGTTCGGAGGGCGCTAG
- a CDS encoding ABC transporter ATP-binding protein, with translation MTLVLRELSVEAAGRALVDRLNIEVEAGRIVGVVGPNGSGKSTALRCVYRALKPTSGAVLLDGTDLASLTLRDSARSIAALTQESHTELDFTVDEVVALGRAPHASGNHPLTARERALCREAMDRLDVTHLADRSVLTLSGGERQRVLVARALVQEPRVLVLDEPTNHLDIRHQVELLSFLRGSGLTVLTALHDLNLAAAACDSIAVLSSGSLVTTGSPAQVLNPELIRKVFGVDATVVHHPRTGTPQLVYDLAPTGTPAPADALAEGPHS, from the coding sequence ATGACCCTCGTACTGCGGGAGCTCTCGGTCGAGGCCGCGGGGCGCGCCCTGGTCGACCGGCTGAACATCGAGGTGGAGGCAGGGCGGATCGTCGGGGTCGTCGGCCCGAACGGCAGCGGCAAGTCCACCGCACTGCGCTGCGTCTACCGCGCGCTCAAGCCAACTTCGGGAGCCGTGCTCCTGGACGGCACCGACCTGGCGTCGCTCACACTGCGCGACAGCGCCCGGTCGATCGCCGCTCTCACCCAGGAGAGCCACACCGAACTCGACTTCACGGTCGACGAAGTCGTGGCCCTCGGCCGCGCCCCGCACGCGAGCGGCAACCATCCCCTCACCGCACGCGAACGCGCCCTGTGCCGCGAGGCGATGGACCGCCTCGACGTCACCCACCTCGCGGACCGCAGCGTGCTCACCCTCTCCGGCGGCGAGCGGCAGCGCGTACTCGTGGCACGCGCCCTCGTCCAGGAACCCCGCGTCCTGGTCCTGGACGAGCCCACCAACCACCTCGACATCCGCCACCAGGTGGAACTCCTCTCCTTCCTGCGCGGATCGGGCCTCACCGTGCTCACGGCCCTGCACGACCTCAATCTGGCGGCCGCGGCCTGCGACAGCATCGCCGTCCTGAGCTCCGGCTCCCTGGTCACCACGGGCAGCCCGGCACAGGTCCTGAACCCCGAGCTGATCCGCAAGGTGTTCGGCGTCGACGCCACCGTCGTGCACCACCCGCGCACCGGGACGCCCCAACTCGTCTACGACCTCGCCCCCACCGGCACCCCGGCACCCGCCGACGCCCTGGCAGAAGGACCGCACTCATGA